The following are from one region of the Microbacterium sp. BK668 genome:
- the cls gene encoding cardiolipin synthase — protein MNPVLTANLLWIAGVVVNLVIIIAALLILPKRRKPTAAMAWLLAIFLLPYLGILLFLLIGSIKLPKSRVDEQARIDAQIRERVALAKLDPPHDGEPRWFQRVLQQAETLTGIPALHGNAMTLNGDYNGSILQMAAEVDRAKRYVHVEFFIIGLDDTTRPFFAALENAVKRGVKVRVLADYIATRKVGTSKEVIAFLDRIGAEWAWMLPVQPFKGKYQRPDLRNHRKIVVVDGTVAYTGSQNMIDRSYDSPKNIKRGLQWQELVTRVEGPAASALNVVFLSDWAIETGEALTDEHVAVDSMPAKGDLLCQVVPSGPTYSTENNLRLFLSLIYGATEKVILTSPYFVPDEAMVYAITSACERGVEVQLFVSEIGDQWLVWHAQRSYYEVLLQAGVRIFLYPAPYILHSKHFSIDDDIAVIGSSNMDIRSFSLNAEVSVLVRGASFVAGMREVEEGYRRAGRELTLDEWRREPRSATFSDGVARLTSALN, from the coding sequence ATGAACCCCGTGCTGACCGCCAACCTGCTCTGGATCGCGGGCGTCGTGGTGAACCTCGTCATCATCATCGCGGCGCTGCTGATCCTGCCCAAGCGCCGCAAGCCGACGGCGGCGATGGCGTGGCTGCTCGCGATCTTCCTGCTGCCGTATCTCGGCATCCTGCTGTTCCTCCTCATCGGCAGCATCAAGCTGCCGAAGTCCCGCGTCGACGAGCAGGCGAGGATCGATGCGCAGATCCGCGAGCGCGTGGCTCTCGCGAAGCTCGACCCCCCTCACGACGGCGAGCCGCGGTGGTTCCAGCGCGTGCTGCAGCAAGCCGAGACCCTCACCGGCATCCCGGCCCTCCACGGCAATGCGATGACGCTCAACGGCGACTACAACGGGTCGATTCTGCAGATGGCCGCCGAAGTCGACCGTGCCAAGCGCTATGTGCACGTCGAGTTCTTCATCATCGGCCTCGACGACACGACGCGTCCGTTCTTCGCCGCGCTCGAGAACGCCGTGAAGCGCGGCGTGAAGGTGCGGGTGCTCGCGGACTACATCGCGACCCGCAAGGTCGGCACGTCGAAGGAGGTGATCGCGTTCCTCGACCGCATCGGCGCCGAATGGGCGTGGATGCTGCCGGTCCAGCCCTTCAAGGGCAAGTACCAACGGCCCGATCTGCGCAACCACCGCAAGATCGTCGTCGTGGACGGCACGGTCGCGTACACCGGCTCGCAGAACATGATCGACCGCAGCTACGACTCCCCGAAGAACATCAAGCGGGGGCTGCAGTGGCAGGAGCTCGTGACCCGCGTGGAGGGGCCCGCGGCATCCGCCCTCAATGTCGTCTTCCTCTCGGACTGGGCTATCGAGACGGGTGAAGCGCTCACCGACGAACACGTCGCGGTCGATTCCATGCCTGCCAAGGGCGATCTGCTGTGCCAGGTCGTGCCGAGCGGCCCCACCTACAGCACCGAGAACAACCTGCGCCTCTTCCTCTCGCTCATCTACGGCGCGACCGAGAAGGTGATCCTGACGAGCCCCTACTTCGTCCCGGACGAGGCGATGGTCTACGCCATCACCTCCGCCTGCGAGCGCGGCGTCGAGGTCCAGCTGTTCGTATCGGAGATCGGCGACCAGTGGCTCGTGTGGCATGCCCAGCGGTCGTACTACGAAGTGCTCCTGCAGGCAGGGGTGCGGATCTTCCTGTACCCGGCGCCTTACATCCTGCACTCGAAGCACTTCTCGATCGACGACGACATCGCCGTGATCGGGTCGAGCAACATGGACATCCGCTCCTTCAGCCTCAACGCGGAGGTCTCGGTGCTCGTGCGCGGCGCCTCCTTCGTGGCCGGGATGCGCGAGGTCGAGGAGGGCTACCGTCGGGCCGGGCGCGAGCTCACCCTCGACGAATGGCGCCGCGAGCCGCGCAGCGCTACCTTCTCCGACGGCGTGGCCCGCCTCACCTCCGCCCTCAACTAG
- a CDS encoding AI-2E family transporter, translating into MSDSPASSGAPLSAPEQQTAGVIAARPGEASVLHPEADGGIRARILAVIDRPLVGGFAATLGVLGALLLGSALISISTILVYIVLALFLSLGLDPIVRLLERHGVKRGAGIGIVFGAFALLMAAFLVFVLPPVIAQIGQFVRAIPEALDEIPQTEWFVALPPDWQVGLGVAIDQLAATLSDPAFLAALGGGVLSVGIGVVSAISGGFIVVALTLYFLASLTAMKEALYSLAPARSRPKLADMTERITASVGSALIGSVTLSSLNALVVFVLHIVLDLPFPALMAVVAFVITLIPLFGSVIFWILASVIALFSSPQQALIFFIAYLVYIQIESYVVSPRVMNRAISIPAALVLIAAMVGGTLMGVLGVLVALPVTASILLIIREVVVPKQDLKT; encoded by the coding sequence ATGAGCGACTCGCCCGCCTCGTCCGGTGCGCCCCTCTCCGCGCCGGAGCAGCAGACAGCGGGGGTCATCGCCGCGCGCCCGGGCGAGGCATCCGTCCTCCATCCTGAAGCCGACGGCGGGATCCGGGCGAGGATCCTCGCCGTCATCGACCGCCCGCTGGTCGGCGGATTCGCCGCAACGCTGGGGGTGCTCGGGGCGCTCCTCCTCGGCTCGGCGCTCATCTCGATCTCGACCATCCTCGTCTACATCGTGCTCGCTCTCTTCCTGTCGCTGGGCCTCGACCCCATCGTGCGGCTCCTCGAACGGCACGGCGTCAAGCGCGGCGCCGGCATCGGCATCGTCTTCGGCGCGTTCGCTCTGCTCATGGCGGCCTTCCTCGTCTTCGTGCTTCCGCCCGTGATCGCGCAGATCGGCCAGTTCGTGCGGGCCATCCCCGAAGCCCTCGACGAGATCCCGCAGACGGAGTGGTTCGTCGCCCTCCCCCCCGACTGGCAGGTCGGCCTCGGGGTCGCCATCGATCAGCTCGCCGCGACCCTGTCGGATCCGGCCTTCCTGGCCGCTCTCGGCGGCGGGGTGCTGTCGGTCGGCATCGGCGTGGTGTCCGCGATCTCGGGCGGGTTCATCGTGGTCGCGCTCACGCTGTACTTCCTCGCGTCGCTCACCGCGATGAAGGAGGCGCTCTACTCCCTCGCCCCGGCTCGCAGCCGGCCGAAGCTCGCGGACATGACGGAGCGGATCACGGCCTCGGTGGGAAGCGCGCTCATCGGCTCGGTGACGCTGTCGTCGCTCAACGCGCTCGTCGTCTTCGTGCTGCACATCGTGCTCGACCTGCCCTTCCCGGCCCTCATGGCGGTCGTCGCGTTCGTCATCACGCTGATCCCGCTCTTCGGGTCGGTGATCTTCTGGATCCTCGCCTCGGTCATCGCGCTCTTCTCCAGCCCGCAGCAGGCGCTCATCTTCTTCATCGCCTACCTCGTCTACATCCAGATCGAGTCGTACGTCGTGAGCCCCCGCGTCATGAACCGCGCGATCTCCATCCCCGCGGCGCTCGTGCTCATCGCCGCGATGGTCGGGGGCACCCTGATGGGCGTGCTCGGCGTCCTCGTCGCACTCCCCGTGACGGCGTCGATCCTCCTCATCATCCGCGAGGTCGTCGTGCCCAAGCAGGATCTCAAGACGTGA
- a CDS encoding glycosyltransferase has product MTPPATPDSSAPRADAPPERLTILIGADTFYPDVNGAARFAERLAAGLVTRGHDVHVSAPSMTHRRHGTFREVIEGEEMTVHRLPSWRWYPHDWLRFVMPFRSKHYARRVLSEVRPDVVHIQSHIVIGRGLTRIARQRGIPVVATNHVMAENVLDFTILPKAVTRRAVKIAWADAKRTFDMTRAVTTPTRKAAEFLETTIAIDGVIPVSCGIDRSNYTPDLTPRDANRILFVGRLTTEKRIDDVLRAIAKLDPALDAHFDVVGGGDQRRNLEHLTHQLGLEDRVVFHGHTSEEELRALYSKASVFAIASIAELQSIATMEAMASGLPVVAADAVALPHLVHDGENGYLFEPGNVDELTARLTDVLTASPEERLRMQQASLEGVKVHDIHRTLDTFEALYRDEPLPE; this is encoded by the coding sequence GTGACTCCCCCCGCGACTCCCGACAGTTCCGCTCCCCGCGCCGACGCGCCTCCCGAGCGCCTCACGATCCTCATCGGCGCCGACACGTTCTACCCCGACGTGAACGGCGCCGCCCGCTTCGCCGAGCGACTCGCCGCCGGTCTCGTCACGCGAGGGCACGACGTGCACGTCAGCGCCCCCAGCATGACCCACCGCCGGCACGGCACCTTCCGCGAGGTCATCGAGGGCGAGGAGATGACGGTCCACCGGCTGCCCTCGTGGCGCTGGTACCCGCACGACTGGCTGCGCTTCGTCATGCCCTTCCGATCGAAGCACTACGCGCGCCGCGTCCTGAGCGAGGTGCGCCCTGACGTCGTGCACATCCAGTCCCACATCGTGATCGGACGCGGGCTCACGCGCATCGCACGGCAGCGCGGCATCCCCGTGGTCGCCACGAACCACGTCATGGCCGAGAACGTGCTGGACTTCACGATCCTCCCCAAGGCGGTGACCCGCCGAGCCGTCAAGATCGCGTGGGCGGACGCCAAGCGCACGTTCGACATGACGCGTGCCGTCACGACACCGACGCGCAAGGCGGCCGAGTTCCTCGAGACGACGATCGCGATCGACGGCGTCATCCCGGTCAGCTGCGGCATCGACCGGTCGAACTACACGCCCGACCTCACGCCGCGCGATGCGAACCGCATCCTCTTCGTCGGCCGGCTCACGACCGAGAAGCGGATCGACGACGTCCTGCGCGCCATCGCGAAGCTCGACCCCGCCCTCGACGCGCACTTCGACGTCGTCGGAGGAGGCGATCAGCGGCGCAACCTCGAGCACCTGACGCATCAGCTCGGTCTCGAGGACCGCGTCGTCTTCCACGGCCACACGTCGGAGGAGGAGCTGCGCGCCCTGTACTCGAAGGCCAGCGTCTTCGCGATCGCCTCGATCGCCGAGCTGCAGTCGATCGCGACGATGGAGGCGATGGCATCGGGCCTCCCGGTCGTCGCGGCCGACGCGGTCGCGCTTCCGCACCTCGTCCACGACGGCGAGAACGGCTACCTCTTCGAGCCGGGCAACGTCGATGAGCTGACGGCACGTCTCACGGACGTGCTCACCGCGAGCCCCGAGGAGCGGCTGCGCATGCAGCAGGCCTCGCTCGAGGGTGTGAAGGTGCACGACATCCACCGCACCCTCGACACGTTCGAGGCCCTCTACCGCGACGAACCGCTGCCCGAGTAG
- a CDS encoding glycosyltransferase, with product MHVVMFGDQHVESLGGAQVSMRLQRRFLERAGHTVTVVAPAMHGPRGRAVVPDRAYVDLPSIPLTLDREYSFSWPGRRTDRRVDAALRGRPPVDVVHVQGDFWGAYIGHRFAHRHGLPVVHTMHNRVDVGVEATTPFPGLVLRVLNAWQGRALGIRTGGADGWAYLRGLAGRSSAVTAPSAHFARRLEEHGAVPRSGRVDVVWNGIDDDVLDAALAAGPALRKPGPPRFVWLGRMSPEKRLLPFLEALSESGVAADVEVIGGGAQLGAARRLLAKRRPDATVVFAGRRSYSETLRRIRAADAVVQTSIGFETQGMTVFEAASLGTPSVVSDPDIAAELGSGLWAVQDASTAALADALRRAAADVEAGTAPEPDASIRERFRQSSRTAAMIEVYERVRAG from the coding sequence GTGCACGTCGTGATGTTCGGCGACCAGCACGTCGAGTCTCTCGGCGGCGCCCAGGTCTCGATGCGGCTGCAGCGGCGGTTCCTGGAGCGCGCGGGGCACACCGTGACCGTCGTGGCGCCGGCGATGCACGGTCCGCGGGGGCGGGCTGTCGTCCCCGATCGGGCCTATGTCGACCTTCCCTCGATCCCCCTCACGCTCGACCGCGAGTACTCGTTCTCGTGGCCTGGCAGGAGGACCGACAGGCGGGTGGATGCCGCGCTCCGCGGCCGCCCGCCGGTCGACGTCGTCCACGTCCAGGGTGACTTCTGGGGCGCCTACATCGGCCACCGCTTCGCGCATCGCCACGGCCTCCCGGTCGTCCATACGATGCACAACCGCGTCGACGTCGGCGTCGAGGCGACCACGCCGTTCCCCGGACTCGTCCTCCGTGTGCTCAACGCGTGGCAGGGCCGCGCCCTCGGTATACGTACGGGAGGCGCAGACGGGTGGGCGTACCTCCGCGGGCTCGCGGGTCGGAGCTCCGCCGTCACCGCGCCGTCCGCGCACTTCGCCCGGCGGCTCGAGGAGCACGGCGCCGTGCCGCGATCGGGTCGCGTCGACGTCGTCTGGAACGGGATCGACGACGACGTGCTCGACGCGGCCCTGGCCGCCGGTCCGGCTCTGCGCAAGCCGGGACCGCCGCGATTCGTGTGGCTCGGCCGGATGAGCCCCGAGAAGCGGCTGCTGCCCTTCCTCGAGGCTCTCTCGGAGTCCGGCGTCGCTGCTGACGTCGAGGTCATCGGCGGCGGCGCGCAGCTCGGCGCCGCACGGCGCCTGCTCGCGAAGCGGCGGCCGGACGCGACGGTCGTGTTCGCCGGTCGCCGGTCGTACTCCGAGACGCTGCGCCGCATCCGCGCGGCGGACGCGGTCGTGCAGACGTCGATCGGCTTCGAGACGCAGGGCATGACGGTGTTCGAGGCGGCCTCGCTCGGCACGCCGTCGGTCGTGAGCGACCCCGACATCGCCGCCGAGCTGGGATCGGGCCTCTGGGCGGTCCAGGATGCCTCGACAGCCGCGCTCGCGGATGCGCTGCGCCGGGCGGCCGCCGACGTCGAGGCCGGCACGGCGCCGGAGCCCGACGCGTCGATCCGGGAGCGGTTCCGCCAGTCCTCTCGGACGGCGGCCATGATCGAGGTCTACGAGCGGGTGCGGGCGGGCTGA
- a CDS encoding helix-turn-helix domain-containing protein — MKTVAVIVQEGFAPFEFGLACEAFGLDRSDDGIPNFDFRIVTPEPGAVRANLAFSINVEHDLAFADEADLVVVTPIPRRAWGSVDRRVIDVVRRAADRGAWVLSVCSGSFVMAAAGVLDGRRATTHWKYAATMKAMYPSIDVDPDVLYVQDGHLITSAGTAAGLDACLHLLRQELGAEMTNKIARRMVVPPQRDGGQAQFIDRPLPEVQSLSLTPVTDWMLENIRLELTVDQLAAKAHMSPRTFARRFKADFGATPAAWLARQRIIHAQRLLEKTDLGLDRIAYESGFGSAAVLRQNFARVLGITPTAYRARFCCTAPAAATDAAAEASVLEPVA, encoded by the coding sequence ATGAAGACCGTCGCCGTCATCGTCCAGGAAGGCTTCGCGCCCTTCGAGTTCGGCCTCGCGTGCGAGGCGTTCGGGCTCGACCGGTCGGATGACGGCATCCCGAACTTCGACTTCCGGATCGTCACGCCCGAGCCCGGAGCGGTCCGCGCGAATCTCGCCTTCTCGATCAACGTCGAGCACGATCTCGCCTTCGCCGACGAGGCCGACCTCGTCGTCGTGACGCCGATACCGCGGCGCGCGTGGGGGAGCGTCGACCGGCGGGTCATCGACGTCGTCCGGCGCGCCGCGGACCGGGGCGCGTGGGTACTGAGCGTCTGCAGCGGCTCGTTCGTCATGGCGGCGGCGGGCGTCCTCGACGGGCGGAGGGCCACGACGCACTGGAAGTACGCCGCGACGATGAAGGCGATGTACCCCTCCATCGACGTCGACCCCGATGTGCTCTACGTGCAGGACGGCCACCTCATCACGAGCGCCGGAACGGCGGCGGGGCTGGACGCCTGCCTGCACCTGCTCCGGCAGGAGCTCGGCGCCGAGATGACCAACAAGATCGCGCGGCGCATGGTCGTGCCGCCGCAGCGCGACGGCGGACAGGCGCAGTTCATCGATCGCCCCCTCCCCGAGGTGCAGAGCCTCTCGCTGACGCCGGTGACGGATTGGATGCTGGAGAACATCCGTCTCGAGCTCACGGTCGACCAGCTCGCGGCGAAGGCGCACATGTCTCCGCGCACGTTCGCCCGGCGCTTCAAGGCCGACTTCGGTGCGACGCCGGCGGCGTGGCTCGCGCGGCAGCGGATCATCCACGCCCAGCGCCTGCTCGAGAAGACCGACCTGGGGCTCGACCGCATCGCCTACGAGAGCGGGTTCGGCTCGGCAGCCGTGCTGCGGCAGAACTTCGCGCGCGTCCTCGGCATCACGCCGACGGCCTATCGCGCCCGCTTCTGCTGCACCGCGCCGGCGGCGGCGACGGATGCCGCAGCCGAGGCATCCGTCCTCGAACCCGTCGCTTGA
- a CDS encoding AAA family ATPase, translated as MNATQQPGQEDAQSALEQFGINLTDRARQGKLDPVIGRDSEIRRVSQVLTRRTKNNPVLIGEPGVGKTAVVEGLAQRIVAGDVAESLKDKELVTLDISALVAGAMYRGQFEERLKNVLKEITESDGRIITFIDELHVLMGAGGGEGSVAASNMLKPMLARGELRMIGATTLNEYREFIEKDAALERRFQQVYVGEPSVEDTVAILRGLKERYEAHHKVAIADGALVAAASLSHRYIPSRQLPDKAIDLIDEAASRLRMEIDSAPLEIDELRRHVDRLKLEELALKKEKDEASKERLAALREQLGKEQAHLDELQARWEHERASLNRVGDLKTKLDAARMEAERAQREGNLEKASRLLYAEIPALERQLIEAERNEPAGERMVNDQVTEEDIAAVIAAWTGIPVGRLLQGETEKLLHLEAELGKRLIGQKDAVKAVSDAVRRSRAGISDPNRPTGSFLFLGPTGVGKTELAKALAEFLFDDEHAMVRIDMSEYGEKHSVSRLVGAPPGYIGYEQGGQLTEAVRRRPYSVVLLDEVEKAHPEVFDVLLQVMDDGRLTDGQGRTVDFKNVILILTSNLGSPVLIDPTLSLEQKRETVQAMVRQAFKPEFVNRLDDIVIFSALTEDDLAQIVELAVDALQRRLRDRRLTLAVTPEARTWLAERGYDPVFGARPLRRLIQSEIQDRLAMALLSGGVRDGDVVRVDVAADGSQLVLTSAGPEAPPAGEDDVIEAELLED; from the coding sequence ATGAACGCCACGCAGCAGCCCGGGCAGGAGGACGCGCAGAGCGCCCTCGAGCAATTCGGCATCAACCTCACCGACCGAGCCCGCCAGGGCAAGCTCGACCCCGTGATCGGGCGCGACAGCGAGATCCGGCGGGTCAGCCAGGTGCTGACCCGCCGCACGAAGAACAACCCCGTGCTGATCGGCGAGCCGGGCGTCGGCAAGACGGCCGTGGTCGAGGGCCTGGCGCAGCGCATCGTCGCCGGCGATGTCGCCGAGTCGCTCAAGGACAAAGAGCTCGTAACCCTCGACATCTCCGCCCTCGTCGCGGGCGCGATGTACCGCGGGCAGTTCGAGGAGCGCCTGAAGAACGTCCTCAAGGAGATCACGGAGTCCGACGGCCGCATCATCACGTTCATCGACGAGCTGCACGTGCTCATGGGTGCGGGCGGCGGCGAGGGCTCGGTCGCGGCATCCAACATGCTCAAGCCCATGCTCGCGCGCGGCGAGCTGCGCATGATCGGCGCGACGACCCTCAATGAGTACCGCGAGTTCATCGAGAAGGATGCCGCGCTCGAGCGCCGCTTCCAGCAGGTCTACGTCGGCGAGCCGAGCGTCGAAGACACCGTGGCGATCCTGCGCGGACTCAAGGAGCGGTACGAGGCTCACCACAAGGTGGCCATCGCCGACGGGGCGCTCGTGGCCGCGGCATCCCTCTCGCACCGTTACATCCCGAGCCGCCAGCTGCCCGACAAGGCCATCGACCTCATCGACGAGGCCGCGTCGCGCCTGCGCATGGAGATCGACTCCGCGCCGCTGGAGATCGACGAGCTGCGCCGCCACGTCGACCGGCTGAAGCTCGAGGAGCTGGCCCTGAAGAAGGAGAAGGACGAGGCCTCCAAGGAGCGCCTCGCTGCGCTACGCGAGCAGCTGGGCAAGGAGCAGGCGCACCTCGACGAGCTCCAGGCGCGGTGGGAGCACGAGCGGGCGTCGCTCAACCGGGTCGGCGACCTCAAGACCAAGCTCGACGCCGCCCGCATGGAGGCCGAGCGCGCCCAGCGCGAGGGCAACCTCGAAAAGGCGTCGCGGCTGCTCTACGCCGAGATCCCGGCGCTCGAGCGGCAGCTGATCGAGGCCGAGCGCAACGAGCCGGCGGGTGAGCGCATGGTCAATGACCAGGTCACCGAGGAGGACATCGCAGCCGTCATCGCGGCATGGACCGGGATCCCGGTCGGGCGCCTCCTGCAGGGCGAGACCGAGAAGCTCCTGCACCTCGAGGCGGAGCTGGGCAAGCGCCTGATCGGGCAGAAGGACGCGGTCAAGGCGGTGTCCGACGCGGTGCGCCGCTCGCGGGCGGGCATCAGCGACCCGAACCGTCCGACGGGCTCGTTCCTCTTCCTCGGCCCTACGGGCGTCGGCAAGACCGAACTCGCCAAGGCGCTCGCGGAGTTCCTCTTCGACGACGAGCACGCCATGGTGCGCATCGACATGTCGGAGTACGGCGAGAAGCACTCCGTGTCGCGCCTCGTCGGCGCCCCTCCCGGTTACATCGGCTACGAGCAGGGCGGCCAGCTGACCGAGGCCGTCAGGCGCCGGCCCTACTCGGTGGTGCTGCTCGACGAGGTGGAGAAGGCGCATCCCGAGGTCTTCGACGTGCTGCTGCAGGTCATGGACGACGGCCGCCTCACGGACGGCCAAGGCCGGACCGTCGACTTCAAGAACGTCATCCTGATCCTGACCTCGAACTTGGGCTCGCCCGTGCTGATCGATCCCACGCTGTCGCTCGAGCAGAAGCGGGAGACCGTGCAGGCCATGGTGCGGCAGGCGTTCAAGCCGGAGTTCGTCAACCGCCTCGACGACATCGTGATCTTCTCGGCACTCACCGAGGACGACCTCGCCCAGATCGTCGAGCTCGCCGTCGACGCCCTCCAGCGCCGCCTGCGCGACCGCCGGCTGACGCTCGCCGTCACGCCCGAGGCCCGCACGTGGCTCGCCGAGCGCGGGTACGACCCCGTCTTCGGCGCGCGGCCGCTGCGCCGCCTCATCCAGTCCGAGATCCAGGACCGCCTCGCGATGGCGCTCCTGTCGGGCGGCGTCCGCGACGGCGACGTGGTGCGGGTGGATGTCGCGGCCGACGGCTCGCAGCTCGTGCTCACGAGCGCCGGGCCCGAGGCGCCCCCGGCCGGCGAGGACGACGTGATCGAGGCCGAGCTGCTCGAGGACTGA
- a CDS encoding nitroreductase family protein, translating to MSTLTARPAETDAPILDVLAERWSTRIFDRDAAIDEAALASALEAARWTPTAANSQAWRVIVARRGSQSHAKLLATLAGFNRAWAGDAAALVVFIAETEREGKPLRWAEYDAGQVAAHFTVQAHADGLSTHQMGGFDASAIAADFGLDAGFVPVTVMAVGELGDIRTASDELQARENAPRVRRPISESVLVDD from the coding sequence ATGTCCACCCTCACCGCCCGCCCCGCCGAGACCGACGCGCCGATCCTCGACGTCCTCGCCGAGCGCTGGAGCACCCGCATCTTCGATCGCGACGCCGCCATCGACGAGGCCGCCCTCGCGAGCGCCCTCGAAGCCGCGCGCTGGACTCCGACCGCCGCCAACTCGCAGGCGTGGCGCGTCATCGTGGCGCGCCGCGGATCGCAGTCGCACGCGAAGCTCCTCGCGACCCTCGCGGGCTTCAACCGCGCGTGGGCCGGAGACGCCGCCGCGCTCGTCGTCTTCATCGCCGAGACCGAGCGCGAGGGCAAGCCGCTGCGCTGGGCGGAGTACGACGCGGGACAGGTCGCTGCGCACTTCACGGTGCAGGCCCACGCCGACGGCCTCTCGACGCACCAGATGGGCGGCTTCGACGCCTCGGCGATCGCGGCGGACTTCGGCCTCGATGCGGGCTTCGTGCCCGTGACGGTCATGGCCGTCGGCGAGCTGGGCGACATCCGCACCGCCTCCGACGAGCTGCAGGCGCGCGAGAACGCCCCCCGCGTGCGCCGCCCGATCTCCGAGTCCGTGCTCGTCGACGACTGA
- a CDS encoding UbiA family prenyltransferase, translated as MRVVRALWGSTHPGPTLVVSGLALALGIAVGLEPWRLLLLTLAVFFGQLSIGLSNDAIDAPRDRAVGRTDKPIARGDVTERTAWGAAIATAGIALLLSAPLGFGMLAAHAIFLASAWSYNAGLKSTPLSIVPFLVSFGIFPSLATLAAPDPGVAAPWGWIAGAALGAAVHLTNVLPDLDDDRRTGVRGLPHRMGARASAVVAAAGIVAGAVAVLVGSSGGDLAAVPLVGWVFFAAVVIVAAATAVLALVRPPTRALFRLVMLAALLLAAQLVATGGAVAA; from the coding sequence GTGAGGGTCGTCCGCGCGCTCTGGGGCTCGACGCATCCGGGGCCCACGCTCGTCGTCTCGGGCCTCGCACTCGCGCTCGGCATCGCGGTCGGTCTGGAGCCCTGGCGCCTTCTGCTGCTGACCCTGGCCGTCTTCTTCGGCCAGCTCTCGATCGGCCTGTCCAACGATGCGATCGACGCTCCCCGCGACCGGGCCGTGGGCCGCACCGACAAGCCGATCGCCCGCGGCGACGTCACCGAGCGCACGGCGTGGGGAGCCGCGATCGCGACAGCGGGGATCGCGCTGCTGCTCTCCGCCCCGCTCGGGTTCGGGATGCTGGCCGCCCACGCGATCTTCCTCGCGTCGGCGTGGTCGTACAACGCCGGACTGAAGTCCACGCCGCTGTCGATCGTGCCCTTCCTCGTGAGCTTCGGGATCTTCCCCTCGCTCGCGACGCTGGCCGCGCCCGACCCCGGCGTCGCCGCGCCCTGGGGGTGGATCGCCGGCGCCGCGCTCGGAGCGGCCGTGCACCTGACGAACGTCCTGCCCGACCTCGACGACGACCGCCGCACGGGGGTGCGCGGCCTGCCCCACCGGATGGGCGCCCGGGCCTCGGCCGTCGTCGCAGCAGCGGGGATCGTCGCGGGGGCGGTGGCGGTGCTCGTCGGCTCCTCGGGAGGAGACCTCGCCGCCGTGCCGCTCGTCGGGTGGGTCTTCTTCGCCGCTGTGGTGATCGTGGCGGCGGCGACGGCCGTGCTCGCCCTCGTGCGGCCGCCCACCCGCGCGCTCTTCCGACTGGTGATGCTCGCCGCGCTGCTGCTCGCGGCGCAGCTCGTCGCGACGGGCGGCGCCGTCGCCGCCTGA
- a CDS encoding NAD(P)/FAD-dependent oxidoreductase, producing MPEVVVVGAGPVGTLLAAELVRRDVAVTLLEQRATPSDGSRAIGVHSPVLAALEASGLTERLLASAVRVSRGEARSDGRSLGVVRFDRLNRRFPFVAALPQAATEQALGAGAPPARRAAEVTQVSPGSGSVRVRTADEEELTAPLVVVAGGWRARALVYRPGVVRVRSYADRYLMTDVAALDGSDLAVIDIGREGVLESFPLPGARRRFVAWDAAPADSSPEARAARLRRALERRGQDASSIASATSFAVRRAVAPALRRDRLFVIGDTAHEVSPIGGQGMNLGLLDAATLAPLLAAWARSGTAPEVELAQWERRRVASARTAAAIAGLNTSLGRPRGTAGDAARRAGLRVALLPPGARLLAHTYSMGFDRDV from the coding sequence GTGCCTGAGGTCGTCGTCGTCGGCGCCGGACCCGTCGGAACCCTCCTGGCCGCGGAGCTCGTCCGCCGGGATGTCGCGGTGACTCTGCTCGAGCAGCGCGCGACACCGAGCGACGGGTCACGGGCGATCGGCGTGCACTCCCCCGTGCTCGCGGCGCTCGAGGCATCCGGCCTCACGGAGCGACTCCTCGCTTCGGCGGTGCGGGTGTCCCGCGGCGAGGCGCGATCGGATGGCCGGAGCCTCGGCGTCGTCCGGTTCGACCGGCTGAACCGGCGCTTCCCCTTCGTCGCCGCTCTGCCGCAGGCGGCGACCGAGCAGGCTCTCGGCGCCGGGGCACCCCCCGCGCGGCGCGCGGCCGAGGTGACGCAGGTCTCCCCCGGGAGCGGATCGGTCCGCGTCCGCACGGCCGACGAGGAGGAGCTGACGGCCCCGCTCGTCGTCGTCGCGGGCGGTTGGCGCGCCCGCGCGCTCGTCTACCGCCCCGGCGTCGTGCGCGTGCGATCGTACGCGGATCGGTATCTCATGACGGATGTCGCAGCCCTAGACGGCAGCGACCTCGCCGTGATCGACATCGGCCGTGAGGGCGTGCTCGAGTCGTTCCCGCTTCCGGGCGCGAGGCGCCGGTTCGTGGCGTGGGACGCCGCCCCGGCCGATTCCTCGCCCGAGGCCCGTGCAGCCCGTTTGCGGCGAGCGCTGGAACGACGGGGTCAGGATGCCTCGTCCATCGCGAGCGCCACGTCGTTCGCCGTGCGTCGCGCGGTGGCGCCGGCGCTGCGGCGCGACCGGCTCTTCGTCATCGGCGACACGGCCCACGAGGTGAGTCCCATCGGCGGGCAGGGCATGAATCTCGGACTGCTGGATGCCGCGACCCTCGCCCCGCTCCTCGCCGCCTGGGCGCGTTCGGGCACGGCGCCCGAGGTCGAGCTCGCGCAGTGGGAGAGGCGCCGCGTCGCCTCGGCGCGGACCGCCGCCGCGATCGCCGGGCTCAACACCTCGCTCGGTCGTCCCCGCGGCACGGCGGGCGACGCCGCGCGGCGCGCCGGGCTGCGGGTCGCGCTGCTGCCGCCCGGGGCCCGCCTGCTCGCCCACACCTACTCGATGGGCTTCGACCGCGACGTCTGA